The Nitrospirales bacterium genome includes a window with the following:
- a CDS encoding PAS domain S-box protein, translating to MPGRDFSSSAIGGKSIFPVHHQSVYVQQVDQLYANAPIGIIGSFVNACVLGFMQWNVVPHTSIVIWLVCVFLVNIFGIILLYQYQTHKKTSSRPAFRPTFWDSWFITRMVVVGLVWGALPVFLYPQDSIPHQIFLALIVGGMVAGATAAHAASIEAFLAYSLPATLPLIVRFFAGGSHFHIAMGAVGIFFLIMMIVTMLRNHKVLISAIGLQSENSSLIAHLSEERDRAESLNQALLEEVNMCQRMEQELIRHRDDLEQIVKERTEELHTSETRFQFLAENITDLLWMMDLDGRHFRYMSPSVEQMLGYSLEEVPTISLEDVLTEGSLDRARSVMKEELAAEQDPLVNLSRSRTLELEHRRKDGSVFWAEIQARFYRDEQGGTIGIVGVTRDVTERKRVETTRRRLDVQLLRSQKMEAIGTLAGGIAHDFNNLLTGVLGNISLAKGFFTEGSPGAQYLHVAEHEGNRAKDLTQQLLTFAKGGDPIKRVTSLDVLVKNTVEFVLSGSPIARKYEYEEPLWLVEVDAGQISQAIQSIVTNAVESMTSKGLLTIRWENHAMNEPSAELGGSTIGEGYVKVSFTDVGSGIASEDLPKIFDPYFTTKSDGHGLGLTSAYTIMKKHHGHLTAESTPGRGTCISLYLPACPKGTMRRPLLPHTKKHGTGKVLVMDDEESIRVLASEMLRSCGYHFAMAKNGEEALSLYQDAQKANDPFSAVILDLTVPGGLGGKETMQRLLQIDPEVKAVVSSGYSNDPIMAQYQAFGFQAVMTKPYSLLELSDVMYRLVMDSFRS from the coding sequence ATGCCGGGTCGAGATTTCTCTTCTTCCGCCATTGGCGGTAAATCAATTTTTCCTGTCCATCATCAGTCTGTGTATGTTCAGCAAGTTGATCAACTCTACGCCAATGCCCCCATAGGCATTATTGGCTCATTCGTCAACGCATGTGTTCTCGGTTTTATGCAATGGAACGTGGTTCCGCATACGTCAATCGTCATATGGTTAGTGTGCGTGTTCCTCGTGAATATTTTCGGCATCATCCTTCTGTATCAATATCAGACGCACAAGAAAACATCCTCTCGTCCAGCTTTCCGTCCAACTTTCTGGGATTCCTGGTTTATTACCCGAATGGTCGTAGTTGGTTTGGTTTGGGGAGCGTTACCGGTATTTCTCTATCCGCAGGATTCCATCCCCCACCAGATTTTTCTGGCTCTCATCGTCGGAGGCATGGTTGCCGGAGCCACAGCCGCTCATGCCGCTTCGATCGAAGCGTTTCTGGCCTATAGTTTGCCTGCCACGCTGCCCCTGATCGTGAGGTTTTTTGCTGGAGGAAGCCATTTTCATATTGCGATGGGAGCCGTGGGCATCTTCTTCCTGATCATGATGATCGTGACGATGTTGCGAAATCATAAAGTGCTGATCAGTGCCATTGGGCTACAGTCGGAAAATTCTAGCCTGATTGCTCACCTGTCGGAAGAACGGGATAGGGCCGAATCGCTCAATCAAGCGTTACTCGAAGAAGTCAACATGTGTCAACGGATGGAGCAGGAATTGATCCGGCATCGAGATGATCTCGAGCAGATCGTGAAAGAACGTACCGAAGAATTGCATACGTCAGAAACGCGTTTCCAGTTTTTGGCGGAGAACATTACCGATCTTCTTTGGATGATGGATCTTGACGGCCGTCATTTTCGTTACATGAGTCCCTCGGTCGAGCAGATGTTGGGATATTCCCTCGAAGAAGTCCCAACGATTTCATTGGAAGATGTGTTAACCGAAGGGTCTCTCGATAGAGCGCGGTCAGTGATGAAAGAAGAACTGGCGGCTGAGCAAGACCCTTTAGTCAATTTGTCCCGGTCTCGGACATTGGAGCTTGAGCATCGTCGGAAAGACGGGTCAGTGTTTTGGGCCGAGATTCAAGCCCGGTTTTACCGGGATGAACAAGGGGGAACGATTGGAATTGTGGGTGTGACCCGTGATGTGACAGAACGCAAGCGTGTTGAAACAACGAGACGTCGACTCGATGTGCAGCTCTTGCGGTCCCAGAAAATGGAGGCGATCGGGACCTTAGCCGGTGGGATCGCGCACGATTTTAATAATCTGTTGACCGGCGTTCTTGGGAATATCTCACTCGCCAAGGGATTCTTTACAGAGGGAAGTCCTGGTGCTCAGTATTTGCATGTCGCAGAACATGAAGGAAATCGGGCGAAGGATCTCACCCAGCAATTGTTAACGTTCGCGAAAGGTGGAGATCCCATTAAGCGGGTGACGTCGTTGGATGTTTTGGTGAAGAACACCGTGGAGTTTGTTCTTTCCGGTTCTCCGATCGCGCGAAAGTACGAGTATGAAGAGCCCCTGTGGCTCGTCGAAGTTGATGCCGGCCAAATCAGTCAAGCTATACAGAGTATCGTGACCAATGCCGTTGAATCGATGACCTCGAAGGGGTTATTGACGATCCGTTGGGAGAATCATGCGATGAATGAGCCTTCTGCGGAACTCGGGGGTTCCACGATTGGCGAAGGCTACGTGAAAGTTTCATTTACCGATGTTGGGTCTGGCATTGCTTCTGAAGACTTGCCCAAAATATTCGACCCGTATTTTACGACCAAATCCGATGGTCATGGCCTAGGGCTAACCTCTGCGTACACGATCATGAAAAAGCATCACGGACATCTGACGGCGGAGTCCACGCCGGGGCGTGGGACGTGTATTTCGTTGTACCTGCCGGCTTGTCCGAAAGGCACGATGCGTCGGCCTCTTCTGCCGCACACGAAAAAACATGGAACGGGTAAAGTTCTTGTGATGGATGATGAAGAGTCGATTCGTGTCCTGGCGAGCGAGATGCTTCGTTCCTGCGGGTATCACTTTGCCATGGCCAAAAACGGGGAAGAAGCGCTCAGTCTGTACCAGGATGCGCAGAAAGCCAATGATCCGTTTTCCGCCGTGATCCTTGATTTGACTGTGCCGGGCGGGTTGGGGGGGAAGGAAACGATGCAACGACTTCTCCAGATCGACCCCGAAGTCAAAGCCGTCGTGTCGAGTGGCTATTCCAATGATCCGATCATGGCACAGTATCAAGCCTTTGGATTTCAGGCCGTGATGACCAAGCCCTATTCTCTCCTCGAACTCAGTGACGTCATGTACCGTCTTGTCATGGATTCGTTTCGTTCGTAG
- a CDS encoding DUF3565 domain-containing protein produces the protein MNQPIIGYHLDEEGDWVADLACGHGQHVRHNPPWSVRTWVLSEEGRKEKLGEQLNCKRCEEPMEEPIEDSKDKPENF, from the coding sequence ATGAATCAACCCATTATCGGATATCATCTGGACGAGGAAGGCGATTGGGTGGCGGATCTGGCCTGTGGGCACGGACAGCATGTTCGACACAATCCCCCCTGGAGCGTCAGAACCTGGGTTCTCTCGGAGGAAGGTCGTAAGGAAAAACTGGGAGAACAACTGAACTGTAAACGTTGTGAAGAGCCTATGGAAGAGCCCATTGAAGACAGCAAGGACAAACCGGAGAACTTTTGA
- a CDS encoding ABC transporter permease, which produces MNRLVFPLSLITIWGLVAILGPALPIVPNQIDLTKILSPPTSLEWFGHDDLGRPIADRLIVGARTSFFVSIFVVMLASTVGSCVGMLAAYYGGWADHVLSRVIDIFLAFPGILLAIALAGVMGPGIHNVVLALACVGWVGYARLARGQVLSLKESDQITAARALGATSFRIMFRYLLPALSAPLLIELSFGIASIVIAEAGLSFLGLGVQPPEASWGNMIRDGTRYMLMAPHVVILPGLALMLVVLAVNLLGDWMRDYLDVKANVGRRNQAT; this is translated from the coding sequence ATGAATCGACTCGTGTTTCCGCTATCGCTCATCACGATTTGGGGTCTGGTCGCCATACTCGGGCCGGCGTTGCCGATCGTGCCCAATCAGATCGACCTCACAAAAATTTTGAGCCCGCCCACCTCGCTCGAATGGTTCGGGCATGATGACCTCGGACGACCGATTGCCGACCGATTGATCGTCGGAGCCCGAACCTCCTTCTTCGTTTCAATCTTCGTGGTGATGTTGGCCTCGACAGTCGGCAGCTGTGTCGGCATGCTCGCCGCTTACTATGGCGGATGGGCCGACCATGTGTTAAGCAGAGTCATCGACATTTTTCTGGCATTTCCAGGGATTCTTCTGGCTATCGCTCTGGCCGGGGTCATGGGACCAGGCATCCACAATGTCGTGCTGGCGCTGGCCTGTGTTGGGTGGGTGGGCTATGCCCGCCTGGCTCGCGGACAAGTGTTGAGTCTCAAGGAATCCGACCAAATCACTGCCGCCCGGGCACTGGGCGCCACCTCATTTCGGATCATGTTCCGTTATTTGCTCCCCGCACTCAGCGCGCCACTCCTTATTGAACTGAGTTTTGGCATTGCCAGCATTGTCATCGCGGAGGCCGGTCTTTCGTTCCTCGGACTGGGCGTACAGCCACCTGAAGCATCTTGGGGGAACATGATACGTGATGGGACCCGCTATATGCTCATGGCGCCCCATGTCGTCATTCTCCCAGGATTGGCGTTAATGTTGGTGGTCTTAGCGGTCAATCTCCTTGGAGACTGGATGCGGGACTATTTAGATGTCAAGGCAAACGTGGGCAGAAGGAACCAAGCAACATGA